In the genome of Variovorax sp. PAMC26660, the window ACCCGGCTGCCCGCCGCGTCGAACTCGCGCGCGACCAGGGGCAGAAACCATGGCCCGAAGACGCCGTCCAGGCAGACCCGGTAGCCGTCGGATGCGAAGGACGCCGCCGCGCGGCAAACCGCCTTGATCACGGCCGCATTCTGTTCGTTGGCCTCTGCACGGTAAGGCGGCACGGGGTGCGCGGGGAAGTCGTAGAAGAGGTCGGACGGAATGTGCAGGCCGCGCGGATCGGCATGTGCCAGCAATGTGGACACGGACGTCTTGCCCGATCCAGGCGGCCCGGAGACGATGACGACGAGGCTCAAGTTGCGAC includes:
- a CDS encoding AAA family ATPase — translated: MSLVVIVSGPPGSGKTSVSTLLAHADPRGLHIPSDLFYDFPAHPVPPYRAEANEQNAAVIKAVCRAAASFASDGYRVCLDGVFGPWFLPLVAREFDAAGSRVAYVRLDIGLDEALARVNARSGPDMASMVRTMHAAFEQAPGLESHGVPTADRPPEAVAREIEGKLASGALQLDLKYWAARGL